One Cystobacter fuscus DSM 2262 genomic window carries:
- a CDS encoding DUF885 domain-containing protein, translated as MSQAPPHDLDAFVQLRASFFEHYLRAQPEEATTLGLHHLDDQLKDLSPEALGDEYALHRDVLARLERLPGEHFPTEARLDWRAMLDITRFHVHAYEELRGHRRNLELSTYPHTMLQYQIGQAETPEDWAAIASRAARIPTFLQQQQRLLAEGLATGEVPDVYTVRDFAEDQLPVIVRYFEHLPEVPGAHDVLLPENERRALQHAAREAREAFAAHHRFLRERVLPHASPSVVLGADEYEWRLRHTFGLTASPEELVRQAQDVLAQAQHALHRLSGAVAREVPGAPSSLSGLGEARELLAQLEAHHPARDEDVIPLYRELIAHTEQFVHEQGMFHVPEGLRLGIKSLPPGMVDVRGTNWPAPLLDPRKVGWFVVAPMAPAHPTVWAALLAVHEGIPGHFLQSVAWQRAFSRNPAPVRFLLVTDHVAMARGHFGSMLNIEGYATYAEERMRRAGFYTTAEELTALVARALRAVRVVVDIGLHTERMDDEAAVRYLVHHASMPEAHARREILRFKRIPMQSITYLLGALEFERLEADCRRQRGEHFDEAGFHDELFSFGPVPPAQLRPFMLARE; from the coding sequence ATGAGCCAGGCTCCCCCGCACGACCTCGACGCCTTCGTCCAGTTGCGCGCCTCGTTCTTCGAGCACTACCTGCGTGCCCAGCCCGAGGAGGCCACGACGCTCGGGCTGCACCACCTGGACGATCAGTTGAAGGACCTATCACCCGAGGCGCTGGGGGACGAGTACGCCCTGCACCGCGACGTGCTCGCGCGCCTGGAGCGACTGCCCGGGGAGCACTTCCCCACCGAGGCCCGGCTCGACTGGCGGGCGATGCTCGACATCACCCGCTTCCACGTCCATGCCTACGAGGAGCTGCGCGGCCACCGGCGCAACCTCGAGCTGTCGACCTACCCGCACACGATGTTGCAGTACCAGATCGGCCAGGCCGAGACGCCCGAGGACTGGGCGGCCATCGCCAGCCGGGCCGCGCGCATCCCCACCTTCCTCCAGCAGCAGCAGCGGCTGCTCGCCGAGGGCCTCGCCACCGGGGAAGTGCCGGACGTGTACACCGTGCGCGACTTCGCCGAGGACCAGCTCCCCGTCATCGTCCGCTACTTCGAGCACCTGCCCGAGGTGCCCGGGGCCCATGACGTGCTCCTGCCGGAGAACGAACGGCGCGCCCTCCAGCACGCGGCCCGGGAGGCCCGCGAGGCCTTCGCCGCCCACCACCGCTTCCTGCGCGAGCGCGTGCTGCCCCATGCCAGCCCCAGCGTCGTGCTCGGCGCGGACGAGTACGAGTGGCGGCTGCGCCACACGTTCGGCCTCACCGCCTCGCCCGAGGAGCTGGTGCGCCAGGCCCAGGACGTCCTGGCCCAGGCCCAGCACGCGCTCCACCGGCTGTCCGGCGCGGTCGCCCGGGAGGTGCCCGGTGCCCCCTCGTCCCTCTCCGGGCTCGGCGAGGCGCGCGAGCTGCTCGCCCAGCTCGAGGCCCACCATCCCGCCCGGGACGAGGACGTCATCCCCCTCTACCGGGAGCTCATCGCGCACACCGAGCAGTTCGTCCACGAGCAGGGGATGTTCCACGTGCCCGAGGGCCTGCGGCTGGGCATCAAGTCCCTTCCCCCGGGCATGGTGGACGTGCGGGGCACCAACTGGCCCGCGCCCCTGTTGGATCCGCGCAAGGTGGGCTGGTTCGTGGTCGCCCCCATGGCGCCCGCGCACCCCACCGTCTGGGCAGCGCTGCTCGCGGTGCACGAGGGCATCCCCGGCCACTTCCTGCAGAGCGTCGCCTGGCAGCGCGCCTTCTCACGGAACCCCGCTCCGGTGCGCTTCCTGCTGGTGACGGACCACGTGGCCATGGCCCGGGGCCACTTCGGCTCCATGCTCAACATCGAGGGCTACGCCACCTACGCCGAGGAGCGCATGCGGCGCGCGGGCTTCTACACCACCGCCGAGGAACTCACGGCGCTGGTGGCCCGCGCGCTGCGCGCCGTGCGCGTGGTGGTGGACATCGGCCTGCACACCGAGCGCATGGATGACGAGGCCGCGGTGCGCTACCTCGTGCACCACGCCAGCATGCCCGAGGCCCATGCGCGGCGGGAGATCCTCCGCTTCAAGCGCATCCCCATGCAGTCCATCACCTACCTGCTCGGCGCGCTCGAGTTCGAACGGCTGGAGGCGGATTGCCGGCGCCAGCGCGGCGAGCACTTCGACGAGGCCGGCTTCCACGACGAACTCTTCTCGTTCGGCCCGGTGCCCCCCGCCCAGCTGCGCCCCTTCATGTTGGCCCGGGAGTGA
- a CDS encoding inorganic diphosphatase, giving the protein MSEFSLPPGLPSEPEVLIESPRGSVVKRRADGSVDFISPLPCPYNYGCVPGLDSGDGDPLDVVVLGPRLRRGARLRVPVVGVIGFLDAGCADPKVICSTRPLRPVDRWGLAAFFHTYALFKRGLYLVRGRRTGDTRYVGWLPGVTPGPT; this is encoded by the coding sequence GTGTCCGAGTTCTCCTTGCCTCCCGGGCTGCCGAGCGAGCCCGAAGTCCTGATCGAATCCCCTCGGGGGTCGGTGGTGAAGCGGCGCGCGGATGGGAGCGTGGATTTCATCTCCCCGCTGCCCTGTCCCTACAACTACGGCTGTGTTCCCGGGCTGGACTCGGGGGATGGGGATCCGCTGGACGTGGTCGTCCTCGGCCCGCGGCTGCGCCGGGGAGCGCGCCTGCGGGTGCCGGTGGTGGGGGTGATTGGATTTCTCGACGCGGGGTGCGCCGATCCCAAGGTCATCTGCAGCACGCGGCCCCTGCGCCCGGTGGACCGCTGGGGCCTGGCGGCCTTCTTCCACACCTACGCCCTCTTCAAGCGGGGGCTCTACCTCGTCCGGGGCCGGCGCACCGGCGACACGCGCTACGTGGGGTGGCTGCCGGGTGTCACTCCCGGGCCAACATGA
- a CDS encoding S8 family serine peptidase, with product MIRGWTVVGLVGLMACADPEAGISPQSQNRCVDTKVHTVSGALSSPAGDDRQAVLVRYRPGLRQSASVTRQLGVSVTAHYQLTPAVAARLTPQEISRLAADPSVERIEPDLELRALGQPLSTGSVGEYTESLRLVQGPRVWDVNEDGVLDWGAPTGSGIRVCVIDSGIDRRHPELRLPYVDGHDFVDNDDDPSDESEGVRGLGHGTHVAGIIAAQLASGGTTWAGMSRDGMVGVAPGVELLIARVLNVHERASISNVLSALEWCQRKKAHVATLSLGAPMDMGVTARDAFQAARDAGMLIIAASGNDGTAHLEAPLNYPSAYPSVLAVGAVDSRAQVATFSNGGEGLSLVAPGVDVLSAISLRGNTISELDAGAQRYASRSLFFAPAGEFTGTLVDCGNGEAQGCQGGTCDGFVAYVRLEPGATVSRVARNVMEQGARAIVFGMSESETQSWQMSLEGPGQTWVPAVSVGRESRAAVLKSLGRQVHVNLTGVDYARFMGTSMAAPHVAGVAALVWSARPTMTASEVRDLLERSALDLGAPGHDPRYGHGLVRARAALDALGGLQSLP from the coding sequence ATGATTCGGGGATGGACGGTGGTGGGGCTGGTGGGACTGATGGCGTGCGCGGACCCGGAGGCGGGCATCTCGCCCCAGAGTCAGAACAGGTGCGTGGACACGAAGGTGCACACCGTGTCCGGCGCGCTCTCCTCCCCGGCCGGTGATGACCGCCAGGCCGTGCTCGTGCGCTACCGCCCCGGCCTGCGCCAGAGCGCCTCCGTGACACGGCAACTGGGCGTCTCCGTGACGGCGCACTACCAGCTCACCCCGGCCGTGGCCGCCCGCCTGACGCCCCAGGAAATCTCCCGGCTCGCCGCGGATCCCTCCGTGGAGCGCATCGAGCCAGACCTGGAGCTGCGCGCGCTCGGCCAGCCCCTGAGCACCGGCTCCGTGGGCGAGTACACCGAGTCGCTGCGGCTCGTGCAGGGCCCCCGGGTGTGGGACGTCAACGAGGACGGCGTGCTCGACTGGGGAGCCCCCACCGGCTCGGGCATCCGGGTGTGCGTCATCGACAGCGGCATCGACCGGCGGCATCCCGAGCTGCGCCTGCCCTACGTGGACGGCCATGACTTCGTGGACAACGACGACGACCCGAGCGACGAGAGCGAGGGCGTGCGCGGGCTCGGCCACGGCACGCACGTGGCGGGCATCATCGCGGCCCAGCTCGCCTCGGGTGGCACCACCTGGGCGGGCATGAGCCGTGACGGCATGGTGGGCGTGGCCCCCGGCGTGGAGCTGCTCATCGCCCGGGTGCTCAACGTGCACGAGCGCGCCTCCATCAGCAACGTCCTCTCCGCACTCGAGTGGTGCCAACGCAAGAAGGCGCACGTGGCCACGCTGTCGCTCGGAGCCCCCATGGACATGGGCGTCACCGCCCGGGACGCGTTCCAGGCCGCGCGCGACGCGGGAATGCTCATCATCGCCGCGTCGGGCAATGACGGCACCGCCCACCTCGAGGCGCCGCTCAACTACCCGTCCGCCTATCCGTCCGTCCTGGCCGTGGGGGCCGTGGACTCGCGCGCCCAGGTGGCGACCTTCTCCAACGGAGGCGAGGGCTTGAGCCTCGTGGCACCGGGCGTGGACGTGCTGTCCGCCATCAGCCTGCGGGGCAACACCATCTCGGAGCTCGACGCGGGCGCCCAGCGCTACGCCTCGCGCTCGCTCTTCTTCGCGCCCGCGGGCGAGTTCACCGGGACGCTGGTCGACTGCGGCAACGGCGAGGCCCAGGGGTGCCAGGGCGGCACGTGCGACGGCTTCGTGGCCTACGTGCGGCTGGAGCCGGGCGCCACGGTGTCCCGCGTCGCGCGCAACGTGATGGAGCAGGGCGCGCGCGCCATCGTCTTCGGCATGAGCGAGTCCGAGACCCAGTCCTGGCAGATGAGCCTGGAGGGGCCGGGACAGACGTGGGTGCCCGCGGTCTCCGTGGGGCGCGAGTCCCGGGCGGCCGTGCTCAAGAGCCTGGGCAGGCAGGTGCACGTGAACCTCACGGGCGTGGACTATGCCCGGTTCATGGGCACCTCCATGGCCGCGCCCCACGTGGCCGGCGTGGCGGCGCTCGTCTGGAGCGCCCGTCCGACGATGACGGCCAGCGAGGTGCGCGACCTGCTGGAGCGCAGCGCCCTGGACCTGGGAGCGCCGGGCCATGACCCCCGCTACGGCCATGGACTCGTCCGGGCGCGGGCCGCCCTCGATGCCCTCGGCGGGCTCCAGTCCCTGCCCTGA
- the fliB gene encoding flagellin lysine-N-methylase, producing MPTEITLPRYMTRFRCIAERCEDTCCAGLKIPVSPSDARRMQPALAAHPAQAEHLRQSAGPESDEGSGQTPFLPMHPDGTCAFLDPQRMCALQRGHGEDALPDVCATFPRVVTARAGHWELSGSLACPEVVRLSLLAEDAMRPESQPFPSPLIPRPEAVRHLSRDPAEGYTFHAESVRAALLRLLDREEHPLATRLALLGQLAYAVDDFYFRGTDAFGEKTRAEAEARLSEALQRFDDPEAREAVHQEFSGLALPGGPCVGLFTSVVKARMAARGGRVRDWGRSVLESLGLEEGGPGDLDAAWSLYTQRWQALNAAQGPRLAQYFHHYVAHFLWRTSFTEFPSLLAYVFRLALRVGLVRLTLTGHPKVVALLEEPSSPEALESLELAVVETVQTVAKHVEQSLEFLSLTKGLVGTGRGAETLGKVLVFASF from the coding sequence ATGCCCACCGAGATCACCCTGCCGCGCTACATGACGCGCTTCCGCTGCATCGCGGAGCGCTGCGAGGACACCTGCTGCGCGGGCTTGAAGATCCCGGTGAGCCCGTCCGACGCGCGGCGGATGCAACCCGCCCTGGCCGCTCATCCGGCCCAGGCGGAGCACCTGCGCCAGAGCGCCGGCCCGGAGTCGGACGAGGGCAGCGGGCAGACGCCCTTCCTGCCGATGCACCCGGATGGCACCTGCGCCTTCCTCGACCCCCAGCGGATGTGCGCGCTCCAGCGCGGCCATGGCGAGGACGCGCTGCCGGATGTCTGCGCCACCTTTCCGCGCGTCGTCACCGCGCGGGCCGGGCACTGGGAACTCTCCGGCTCCCTGGCCTGTCCCGAGGTGGTGCGCTTGAGCCTGCTCGCGGAGGATGCGATGCGGCCCGAGTCCCAGCCCTTCCCCTCGCCCCTCATCCCCCGCCCCGAGGCGGTCAGGCACCTGAGCCGGGACCCGGCGGAGGGCTACACCTTCCACGCCGAGTCCGTCCGCGCGGCGCTGTTGCGGCTGTTGGATCGGGAGGAGCACCCGCTCGCCACCCGGCTCGCCCTGCTCGGGCAGCTCGCCTACGCGGTGGATGACTTCTACTTCCGGGGAACGGACGCCTTTGGGGAGAAGACGCGCGCCGAGGCCGAGGCCCGCTTGAGCGAGGCCCTCCAGCGCTTCGATGACCCGGAGGCGCGCGAGGCGGTGCACCAGGAGTTCAGCGGACTGGCCCTGCCCGGTGGCCCCTGCGTGGGCCTGTTCACCTCGGTGGTGAAGGCACGCATGGCGGCCCGGGGAGGTCGCGTCCGGGATTGGGGGCGGAGCGTGCTGGAGTCCCTCGGACTGGAGGAAGGGGGGCCGGGAGACCTGGACGCGGCCTGGAGCCTCTACACCCAGCGGTGGCAGGCCCTGAACGCGGCGCAGGGCCCGCGGCTCGCCCAATACTTCCACCACTACGTCGCCCACTTCCTCTGGCGCACGTCGTTCACCGAGTTCCCGAGCCTGCTCGCGTACGTGTTCCGTCTGGCATTGCGGGTGGGACTCGTCCGCTTGACGCTCACGGGGCACCCCAAGGTCGTGGCGCTCCTCGAGGAGCCCTCGTCCCCCGAGGCACTGGAGTCATTGGAGCTGGCGGTGGTGGAGACCGTGCAGACCGTGGCCAAGCACGTGGAGCAGTCCCTGGAATTCCTCTCACTCACCAAGGGACTCGTGGGCACGGGGCGCGGCGCGGAGACCCTGGGCAAGGTGCTCGTCTTCGCCTCGTTCTGA
- a CDS encoding imm11 family protein: MAQRYFELTEDMTSLDRWLLGDPVDEQGSEVRTRQFMSGESTRFDGRLRVPIYHPGTSLDFTRVDPGAIPVVTEKVARILTELASGDVQLFPVEVESRPETYFLVNVARLVKCIDDEASAKVQYWKPEDGRPEKVGQYRDVYGMRIDPTLVAGAKVFRPWGWRVALIVAEDVKEALERTGATGLDFREVTGPGPQGIEQQPLNRPNEDWLRQVDAAREAFWRTLGELEEAAIVPIVPFGPEWPGQRQAWRVIHRAGRRLLLVTDGLSDPFPGQAASSVGFGLELAIETDEPVEDAQESWLLVVLQRVANEIAEHERVREAALTGQLTMEVSGRGMPESLVTQEGRVGVLLGLESSTLPRHLATPAGEVRLVTVKVLLPAELAYRVQHGKQGREELARCFAEKGEEHLSGARRRAVV; encoded by the coding sequence ATGGCGCAGAGGTACTTCGAGTTGACTGAGGACATGACCAGCCTGGACCGCTGGTTATTGGGCGACCCTGTTGATGAACAGGGGAGCGAAGTTCGCACGCGGCAGTTCATGAGCGGGGAGTCCACTCGCTTCGACGGTCGCCTTCGAGTCCCCATCTACCACCCCGGTACTTCGCTCGACTTCACGCGCGTGGACCCGGGAGCCATTCCCGTGGTCACGGAAAAGGTGGCCCGCATCCTGACCGAGCTGGCTTCGGGCGATGTCCAACTCTTCCCTGTGGAAGTGGAGTCACGACCCGAGACCTACTTCCTGGTCAATGTCGCGCGCCTCGTGAAGTGCATCGACGACGAGGCGTCCGCGAAAGTGCAGTACTGGAAACCGGAGGATGGGCGGCCCGAAAAGGTTGGGCAATACCGGGATGTGTACGGCATGCGCATCGATCCCACCCTGGTCGCTGGGGCCAAGGTGTTCCGCCCCTGGGGTTGGAGAGTGGCCCTTATCGTCGCCGAGGACGTGAAGGAGGCTCTCGAGCGCACCGGCGCGACGGGGCTCGACTTCAGAGAGGTGACAGGCCCCGGACCCCAGGGGATCGAGCAGCAACCGCTCAATCGTCCAAACGAGGACTGGCTGAGACAGGTGGACGCCGCACGCGAGGCGTTCTGGCGCACCCTCGGCGAACTGGAGGAAGCAGCCATCGTCCCGATTGTCCCCTTTGGCCCCGAGTGGCCGGGTCAACGGCAGGCATGGCGTGTCATCCACCGGGCGGGGCGACGGCTCCTCCTGGTAACGGATGGCCTCTCCGATCCCTTTCCTGGGCAGGCTGCATCGTCCGTGGGCTTCGGCTTGGAGCTCGCCATCGAAACCGACGAGCCTGTCGAGGACGCCCAGGAGAGTTGGCTCCTCGTCGTCCTCCAGCGTGTGGCGAACGAGATCGCGGAGCACGAGCGAGTGCGCGAAGCGGCGTTGACGGGCCAGCTGACCATGGAGGTGTCGGGAAGGGGAATGCCCGAGTCCCTCGTCACCCAAGAGGGCCGGGTGGGCGTGTTGTTGGGGCTGGAGTCGAGCACCCTGCCGCGGCACCTCGCGACTCCGGCTGGAGAGGTGCGGCTCGTCACCGTCAAGGTGCTGCTGCCCGCCGAGCTGGCCTATCGCGTACAGCACGGCAAGCAGGGCCGGGAGGAACTGGCGCGGTGCTTCGCGGAGAAGGGTGAAGAGCACCTGTCTGGCGCCAGGCGGCGCGCGGTGGTGTAG
- a CDS encoding AHH domain-containing protein, which translates to MLNRLEGPRLAGTRLCPLLGGWLLLVLFLQSACTTGAPRAGLLVGYRYQSLVPPPAPRQHVTLTPRSDFAPVQVSDSEWREAFTQLILEVPLRVATRSTSPLAGHLVLASWPSGDARDTSVEGGYARLCERRGSPSDCYWLLGDGPHDTSLGHRDRFVLALGLALTPAVEAASGVLQDFSAHAMTALLTGLSLYLVTLMAPEPISKGLALAMTVFLWAYLGHEFWGLIASTKRLWDEAKAVGTFHELRGASERYARVLGPNTLRILLLLATWKAGARGKEAMQGSGLPGFPQAVRNAATWGRFHLPTAASEATSVSVAEGRLVLSLPSGSGAVLAMQQQGEEGDIHHIATVENEKSPVRGGPWTPKLKKFFDKAGMSMEDPANKVRIPGHKGPHPQAYHERVYQRLAGAVEDCTTTTRCRDVLTRELGKLARELKEVGSDLNKLVTGAL; encoded by the coding sequence GTGCTCAATCGTCTCGAGGGTCCGCGTCTGGCGGGTACACGGCTGTGTCCCCTGCTCGGCGGCTGGCTGCTGCTCGTGCTCTTCCTCCAGAGCGCCTGCACCACGGGTGCCCCTCGGGCTGGCCTGCTGGTGGGCTATCGCTACCAGTCGCTCGTGCCACCACCGGCCCCCAGGCAGCACGTCACCCTCACCCCGCGCAGTGACTTCGCGCCCGTCCAGGTCTCGGACTCGGAGTGGCGCGAGGCCTTCACCCAACTCATCCTGGAAGTCCCCCTGCGGGTGGCGACCCGCTCCACCAGCCCGCTGGCGGGCCACCTGGTGTTGGCTTCCTGGCCGTCCGGTGATGCGCGGGACACCAGTGTCGAAGGGGGCTACGCACGCCTGTGCGAGCGACGCGGCTCCCCGAGCGACTGCTACTGGCTGCTGGGGGACGGACCCCACGACACCTCCCTCGGCCACCGGGACAGGTTCGTGCTGGCCCTGGGCCTCGCCCTCACACCCGCGGTGGAGGCCGCTTCGGGTGTGCTCCAGGACTTCTCCGCGCACGCCATGACGGCCCTGCTCACGGGCCTGTCCCTCTATCTCGTGACGCTCATGGCACCCGAGCCCATCTCCAAGGGCCTCGCCCTGGCGATGACCGTCTTCCTCTGGGCCTACCTGGGGCATGAATTCTGGGGGCTGATTGCCTCCACGAAGCGGCTGTGGGACGAGGCGAAAGCCGTCGGCACGTTCCACGAGCTACGCGGCGCGAGTGAGCGGTATGCCAGGGTGCTCGGGCCCAACACCTTGCGCATCCTGCTGCTCCTGGCGACGTGGAAGGCGGGCGCCCGAGGCAAGGAGGCCATGCAGGGCAGCGGGCTGCCGGGTTTCCCCCAGGCGGTGCGCAACGCCGCCACCTGGGGCCGATTCCACCTGCCCACGGCCGCGTCCGAGGCGACGTCGGTGTCCGTGGCCGAGGGCCGACTCGTTCTCTCGCTGCCCTCGGGCTCGGGTGCCGTTCTCGCCATGCAGCAGCAGGGAGAGGAAGGTGACATCCACCACATCGCCACCGTGGAGAATGAGAAGTCCCCCGTGCGGGGAGGGCCCTGGACGCCCAAACTCAAGAAGTTCTTCGACAAGGCCGGCATGTCCATGGAGGACCCGGCCAACAAGGTCCGCATCCCGGGGCACAAGGGACCCCATCCGCAGGCGTACCATGAGCGCGTCTATCAACGGCTCGCCGGCGCGGTGGAGGACTGCACGACCACGACGCGGTGCCGGGACGTACTCACGCGGGAATTGGGGAAACTGGCCAGAGAGCTCAAAGAGGTAGGCTCCGATCTCAACAAGCTGGTCACCGGGGCCCTGTAA
- a CDS encoding DUF504 domain-containing protein translates to MFPDRCQTSREMYHRIRWDPRLDAGEFVIGYDAHGERLEEVPFEAFIPDGEIPWHRVWYFRRGHERVWDRRERIERKRSGGDSQGTPALEPTG, encoded by the coding sequence ATGTTTCCGGACAGATGTCAGACCAGCCGCGAGATGTACCACCGCATCCGGTGGGATCCGCGGCTCGACGCCGGTGAGTTCGTCATCGGCTACGACGCGCACGGCGAGCGACTGGAAGAGGTACCATTCGAGGCGTTCATCCCGGATGGGGAGATTCCCTGGCATCGCGTCTGGTACTTCCGGCGCGGGCACGAGCGGGTCTGGGACCGCCGCGAGCGCATCGAGCGCAAGCGCTCGGGCGGTGACTCCCAGGGCACTCCCGCGCTCGAGCCCACGGGGTGA
- a CDS encoding tetratricopeptide repeat protein, whose product MNAVAAMLVATLLGQGYYSSEEAQGLFQQANEAYYRSDYAAARAGYEKLLERGFGGPDLQYNLGTTYLAQEDLGRAVLAFERARRAGGDGPDLEANLALARARQLDKVVGSAPEESFLQRVVAATSGNGVAWGFLTAWVTGFALLLLFRLLRPGRRAWAAVLGGLFLVLSLPAGALLTAHVWARENLHEAIVLAPTLRAREFPREEAKVSFEVHSGLKVQVMEDTGRYVRIRLPNGLEGWAEREGVAEI is encoded by the coding sequence GTGAACGCCGTCGCCGCCATGCTCGTGGCCACGCTGCTGGGCCAGGGCTACTACTCGTCCGAGGAGGCCCAGGGCCTCTTCCAGCAGGCCAACGAGGCCTATTACCGGAGCGACTACGCCGCCGCGCGCGCGGGCTACGAGAAGCTGCTCGAGCGGGGCTTCGGGGGGCCGGATCTCCAATACAACCTGGGCACCACCTACCTGGCGCAGGAGGACCTGGGGCGCGCGGTGCTCGCCTTCGAGCGCGCTCGCCGGGCGGGCGGGGACGGGCCGGATCTCGAGGCCAACCTGGCGCTCGCTCGCGCGCGTCAGCTCGACAAGGTGGTGGGCAGCGCGCCCGAGGAGTCCTTCCTCCAGCGCGTGGTCGCCGCCACCAGCGGCAATGGGGTGGCCTGGGGTTTCCTCACCGCGTGGGTGACGGGCTTCGCGCTGCTCCTCCTCTTCCGGCTGCTGCGTCCGGGCCGGCGGGCCTGGGCGGCCGTCCTCGGAGGCCTGTTCCTGGTGCTGTCGCTCCCCGCGGGCGCGCTGCTGACCGCGCACGTCTGGGCGCGGGAGAACCTGCACGAGGCCATCGTCCTCGCGCCCACGCTGCGCGCGCGTGAGTTCCCCCGGGAAGAGGCCAAGGTGTCCTTCGAGGTCCACTCGGGTCTCAAGGTCCAGGTGATGGAGGACACGGGCCGCTACGTGCGCATCCGCCTGCCCAACGGCCTGGAGGGGTGGGCCGAGCGCGAGGGCGTGGCGGAGATCTGA
- a CDS encoding BatD family protein, with product MRRIGSGHAALAAIALLFAALPAWAEVEFYQTVDRTEVGTEDVFQLTVVVVDPPDNAQVQFPAPEDFEVLSSSQSTQRSIQMSGGGPPVIQTVRKHVLMMRAQRAGNLTLPPAVLSSGSRTWRTDSIKMTVRKGRVSPPAGQAQAGRQRMPDPFRNFPPFGGMQDPFADEEEEEEDPRGGIQEDVRIPRGDSDLFVRATLDKKQAYVGEQVTLSLYIYSRVDLSSVDSVSMPKLEGFWSEDVESPTQLTGEQRIVNGIPYRTYLLRRRALFPMKTGTLSITPAEADITTGMLFVGHRVHRVSNPLEVEVKPLPPGGPKGMSTAQVGDWKLSVETSQQRVELGQPVTVKVILEGSGNVKNITPPRLEAPPAFKVYDPTTTDKMTPNKLRVQGRRTQEYLVMPQRTGTFTLPALEFPYFDPKTGRYEVSRTEPVEIVVEPGAGGAVSAQAGSSAPMADAAAEPKNVLTAGGLRPLRYQARFEAPAAVVWQRPFFLPAVLAPVGLMLALALGGLVRGRWSAQDEGSRSRQRARAARKQLAAAEKLRAGNSSAFYGEVEKALLNFLAARLRIPVGGLTRDALNAKLTEAGVEEARRQRVRFVLEACDTGRFAPGAEPAARERILDDAAAVMEGWDK from the coding sequence ATGAGAAGGATTGGTAGCGGCCACGCGGCACTGGCCGCCATCGCCCTGCTCTTCGCGGCACTGCCCGCGTGGGCGGAGGTCGAGTTCTACCAGACGGTGGATCGCACCGAGGTGGGCACGGAGGACGTGTTCCAGCTCACCGTGGTGGTGGTGGATCCTCCGGACAACGCCCAGGTGCAGTTCCCCGCGCCCGAGGACTTCGAGGTGCTGTCGTCCTCGCAGAGCACCCAGCGCTCCATCCAGATGAGCGGGGGCGGGCCGCCCGTCATCCAGACCGTGCGCAAGCACGTGTTGATGATGCGCGCCCAACGCGCGGGCAACCTCACCCTTCCGCCCGCCGTGCTCTCATCCGGCAGCCGCACCTGGCGCACCGACTCCATCAAGATGACGGTGCGCAAGGGCCGCGTCTCGCCCCCCGCCGGCCAGGCCCAGGCGGGACGCCAGCGGATGCCGGACCCGTTCCGCAACTTCCCGCCCTTTGGCGGCATGCAGGACCCGTTCGCCGACGAGGAGGAGGAAGAGGAGGATCCTCGCGGCGGCATCCAGGAGGACGTGCGCATTCCCCGTGGCGACTCGGACTTGTTCGTGCGCGCCACGCTCGACAAGAAGCAGGCGTACGTGGGCGAGCAGGTGACGCTGTCGCTCTACATCTACTCGCGCGTGGACCTGTCCAGCGTGGACTCGGTGAGCATGCCCAAGCTGGAGGGCTTCTGGAGCGAGGACGTGGAGAGCCCCACGCAGCTCACGGGCGAGCAGCGCATCGTCAACGGCATCCCCTACCGCACCTACCTGCTGCGCCGGCGCGCGCTCTTCCCCATGAAGACCGGCACGCTGTCCATCACCCCCGCCGAGGCGGACATCACCACCGGCATGCTCTTCGTGGGCCACCGCGTGCACCGCGTGTCCAACCCCCTGGAGGTGGAGGTGAAGCCGCTTCCCCCGGGAGGACCCAAGGGCATGTCGACGGCCCAGGTGGGCGACTGGAAGCTGTCCGTGGAGACGTCCCAGCAGCGCGTGGAGCTGGGCCAGCCGGTGACGGTGAAGGTCATCCTCGAGGGCTCGGGCAACGTGAAGAACATCACGCCGCCCCGGCTGGAGGCTCCGCCCGCCTTCAAGGTGTACGACCCGACCACCACCGACAAGATGACCCCCAACAAGCTGCGCGTTCAGGGGCGCCGCACGCAGGAGTACCTGGTGATGCCGCAGCGCACGGGCACCTTCACGCTGCCCGCGCTGGAGTTCCCCTATTTCGATCCGAAGACGGGCCGCTACGAGGTGTCACGCACCGAGCCCGTGGAGATCGTGGTGGAGCCCGGGGCGGGGGGCGCGGTGTCCGCGCAGGCGGGCTCGTCCGCGCCCATGGCGGATGCGGCGGCCGAGCCCAAGAACGTCCTCACCGCGGGCGGCCTGCGTCCGCTGCGCTACCAGGCGCGCTTCGAGGCCCCCGCGGCCGTCGTGTGGCAGCGGCCCTTCTTCCTGCCGGCGGTGCTCGCGCCCGTGGGCCTGATGCTGGCCCTGGCCCTCGGGGGGCTGGTGCGCGGGCGGTGGTCGGCACAGGACGAGGGCAGCCGCAGCCGGCAGCGGGCCCGGGCGGCGCGCAAGCAACTGGCCGCGGCGGAGAAGCTGCGCGCGGGCAACTCCAGCGCCTTCTACGGCGAGGTGGAGAAGGCGCTGCTCAACTTCCTGGCGGCCCGGTTGCGCATTCCCGTGGGTGGCCTCACCCGCGACGCGCTGAACGCGAAGTTGACCGAGGCCGGGGTGGAGGAGGCGCGCCGCCAGCGGGTGCGCTTCGTGCTGGAGGCCTGTGATACCGGCCGCTTCGCCCCTGGCGCCGAGCCGGCCGCTCGCGAGCGCATCCTGGATGACGCCGCGGCCGTGATGGAGGGGTGGGACAAGTGA